A genomic stretch from Rhodospirillales bacterium includes:
- a CDS encoding CNNM domain-containing protein, translated as MNPLPIDLAAIGGLLLLSAFFSGSETALTAASRPWIHLHAARGDRRALRVQRLLDRREQMISAILLGNNLVNILASALATRALIERFGGAGVLYATVVMTLLVLVFAEILPKTVAIRHADRIAPWVAIPVAPLVTLLTPLTMVVGAVFRLGGRLGRAASAGRTAREELRGAIELAATAGVRRRDRNMLRSVLDLDHVTVRSVMVPRVRMLTLDASQPTDVLASEVLRNPYTRYPVWEDERENIIGILHARKLFMRIQEMGGATSIEIREVLDEPWYVPDVTTLAHQLDSFRARQTPMALVVDEYGALEGLVTLKDILEDIVGDIPDEFDPVRTLPQPETDQSVIVPGDTSVRDLNRRYDWQLPTDGAPTIAGLVIDEAEELPEEGAEVQVPGFAVQVLRKDGARLVRLRLRPNAELQ; from the coding sequence TTGAACCCGCTTCCGATAGACCTTGCCGCCATCGGTGGCCTGCTGCTGCTTTCCGCGTTCTTTTCTGGGTCCGAAACCGCCCTGACGGCGGCATCGCGTCCCTGGATACACCTCCACGCCGCGCGCGGTGACCGACGGGCGCTCAGGGTGCAGCGCCTGCTCGACCGCCGCGAACAGATGATCAGCGCAATCCTGCTCGGCAACAACCTGGTCAACATTCTGGCGTCTGCCTTGGCCACCCGGGCCCTGATCGAGCGGTTTGGCGGAGCCGGCGTGCTGTATGCGACCGTCGTGATGACGTTGCTGGTCTTGGTATTCGCGGAAATCCTCCCGAAGACTGTCGCGATCCGCCACGCCGACCGTATCGCCCCTTGGGTGGCGATTCCGGTGGCGCCGCTGGTAACGCTGCTGACGCCGTTGACGATGGTCGTCGGGGCGGTGTTCCGGCTCGGCGGTCGGCTGGGTCGTGCCGCATCGGCCGGCCGGACGGCACGGGAGGAACTCCGCGGCGCGATTGAACTCGCGGCAACGGCGGGGGTTCGTCGTCGCGACCGCAACATGCTGCGGAGCGTGCTCGATCTCGACCACGTGACGGTGCGAAGCGTGATGGTGCCGCGGGTCCGGATGCTGACGCTGGACGCTTCTCAGCCGACCGATGTCCTCGCGTCCGAGGTCCTCAGGAACCCGTACACCCGGTACCCGGTCTGGGAGGATGAACGGGAGAACATCATCGGCATCCTGCACGCACGCAAACTCTTCATGCGGATTCAGGAGATGGGAGGGGCGACATCCATCGAGATCCGCGAAGTGCTGGATGAACCATGGTACGTGCCGGACGTCACCACGCTGGCTCACCAGCTGGACTCATTTCGTGCCCGGCAGACCCCCATGGCCCTCGTGGTCGACGAATACGGAGCATTGGAAGGCCTGGTAACCCTGAAAGACATACTCGAGGACATCGTCGGCGACATTCCGGATGAATTCGATCCGGTACGGACGCTCCCGCAGCCGGAGACGGACCAGAGTGTGATCGTGCCGGGCGACACGTCGGTGCGCGACCTGAACCGGCGCTACGACTGGCAGCTACCCACGGACGGAGCACCGACGATTGCTGGTCTCGTGATCGATGAGGCCGAGGAACTTCCGGAAGAGGGAGCCGAGGTGCAGGTGCCCGGCTTCGCAGTGCAGGTCCTGCGAAAGGACGGGGCGCGGCTCGTCCGGCTGCGCCTCCGCCCGAATGCGGAATTGCAATAG